One window of Pelmatolapia mariae isolate MD_Pm_ZW linkage group LG18, Pm_UMD_F_2, whole genome shotgun sequence genomic DNA carries:
- the si:ch73-71c20.5 gene encoding DUF4748 domain-containing protein, producing the protein MAASTLNTVRTTLTGMYLSSGRWVLRQSSQSRAVCPGLRQHVSPAACYRMEAQRSEQTQSTDRGRAQEEVEEPEGPEYIPKRKAKNPMVKIGFAWIIGLPTGIISFFLAKRQVDKNRLKQLKIRQRMKRSNEGEYEGSRYRHHAVDVKLDR; encoded by the exons ATGGCGGCGTCCACACTGAATACAGTCCGGACAACACTAACAG GTATGTACCTTTCCTCCGGCCGGTGGGTGCTCAGACAGAGCAGTCAAAGCCGGGCCGTGTGTCCGGGCCTGCGGCAGCACGTCTCCCCTGCTGCCTGCTACAGGATGGAGGCGCAGAGGAGCGAGCAGACCCAGAGCACAGACAGAGGCAGAGCCCAGGAGGAGGTAGAGGAACCAGAGGGTCCTGAATACATCCCCAAGAGAAAAGCCAAGAACCCTATGGTGAAAATCGGCTTTGCCTG GATTATCGGTCTCCCTACAGGAATAATCAGCTTCTTCCTGGCTAAGAGACAAGTGGacaaaaacagactgaaacagttAAAGATCAGACAGAGGATGAAAAGATCAAATGAAGGCGAATACGAAGGGAGTCGCTACCGACATCATGCAGTGGATGTTAAACTCGACCGGTAA
- the LOC134616748 gene encoding C-X-C chemokine receptor type 4-like, with amino-acid sequence MSYYEHIVFEDYYNDTGSGSGSGELGVDLEEPCGVEHMTTTELQQVFLPVIYALIFILGITGNGLVVVVLGCQRRSKCSLTDWYRLHLSAADLLFVLALPFWAVDAALADWRFGAATCIGVHVIYTVNLYGSVLILAFISLDRYLAVVRATDTNTSGLRQLLAHKLVYVGAWLPAGLLAVPDLIFARTQEGGEGSTLCQRFYPEENAPLWVAVFHLQLVLVGLLIPGLVLLVCYCVIVTRLTRGPLGGQRQKRRAVRTTIALVLCFFVCWLPYGAGISVDALLRLEVLPRSCRLEAALGVWLSVAEPMAFAHCCLNPLLYAFLGAGFKNSARRALTLNRASSLKVLPRRRPGTSTTTESESSSLHSS; translated from the exons ATGTCCTACTATGAG CATATTGTCTTTGAGGATTACTACAATGACACCGGCTCTGGCTCTGGCTCTGGGGAACTTGGAGTGGATCTAGAGGAGCCCTGTGGTGTGGAGCACATGACAACTACTGAGCTTCAGCAAGTCTTCTTGCCTGTCATTTATGCCCTTATCTTCATTCTGGGCATCACTGGAAACGGCTTGGTTGTCGTAGTCCTAGGCTGCCAACGCAG GTCGAAATGCAGCCTCACAGACTGGTACCGCCTGCATCTCTCTGCTGCGGATCTCCTCTTCGTTCTGGCTCTGCCGTTCTGGGCGGTGGATGCAGCCTTGGCTGACTGGCGTTTCGGAGCTGCCACCTGCATTGGAGTGCATGTCATCTACACAGTCAACCTGTACGGCAGCGTGCTCATCCTGGCATTCATCAGCCTGGACCGGTACCTTGCAGTGGTCCGAGCCACGGACACCAACACTAGTGGGCTGAGGCAGCTGCTGGCTCACAAACTGGTGTATGTAG GTGCCTGGTTGCCCGCTGGCCTGCTGGCAGTGCCAGATTTGATATTTGCCCGCACTCAGGAAGGAGGAGAGGGGTCAACTCTGTGCCAGAGATTCTACCCAGAAGAAAATGCTCCTCTCTGGGTTGCAGTCTTCCACCTCCAGCTCGTCCTGGTGGGTCTGTTGATCCCTGGACTGGTGCTCCTGGTGTGTTACTGCGTCATTGTCACCAGGCTGACCCGTGGCCCACTGGGGGGCCAGAGGCAGAAGCGACGGGCGGTCAGGACTACCATCGCACTGGTGCTCTGCTTCTTCGTGTGTTGGCTCCCTTATGGAGCGGGCATTTCTGTGGACGCTCTGCTGCGGTTGGAAGTCCTGCCCCGCAGCTGCAGGCTGGAAGCTGCTTTAGGCGTGTGGCTGTCGGTGGCTGAGCCCATGGCGTTCGCTCACTGTTGCCTGAACCCACTGCTGTACGCCTTCCTCGGGGCCGGGTTCAAGAATTCGGCCCGCAGAGCTCTCACTCTGAACCGGGCATCCAGTCTGAAGGTTTTACCACGAAGACGCCCCGGGACCTCAACAACTACAGAGTCTGAATCCTCCAGTTTACACTCCAGCTAG
- the mcm6 gene encoding DNA replication licensing factor MCM6 codes for MDVATATAETAGAMVKDELAEKCQKLFQAFLEEFQSGDGEVKYVREAEELIRPERNTLLVSFTDLEGFNQELATTIQEEYYRVYPYLCRAVRNFARDHGNVPLNKEFYVAIEDLPTRHKIRELSSMRIGSLVRISGQVVRTHPVHPELVSGTFLCMDCQAVIKDVSQQFKYSPPTICRNPVCNNRSRFHLDTHKSKFIDFQKVRIQETQAELPRGSIPRSLEIILRAEAVETAQAGDRCDFTGTLIVVPDVSQLSTPGVRAETSTRVAGGPQGFESEGLRGLKALGVRELSYRLAFLACNVAPTNPRFGGKELREEEQTAESIKSQMTEKEWEKVFEMSQDKNLYHNLCTSLFPTIHGNDEVKRGILLMLFGGVPKTTMEGTSLRGDLNVCIVGDPSTAKSQFLKHVEEFSPRAVYTSGKASSAAGLTAAVVRDEESHEFVIEAGALMLADNGVCCIDEFDKMDLKDQVAIHEAMEQQTISITKAGVKATLNARTSILAAANPVSGRYDRSKSLKQNVNLTAPIMSRFDLFFILVDECNEVTDYAIARRIVDLHSRVEESVDRLYSLDEIRRYLLFARQFKPKISSESEEFIVEQYKRLRQRDGSGGVSKSAWRITVRQLESMIRLSEAMARMHCCDEVQPKHVKEAFRLLNKSIIRVETPDINLEGEDEMEEEEEQQEEGNVPNGVNGNVDGVDGLTNGINGHADGVNGHGEPGSQSKPSLRLSFAEYKRISNLLVLHLRRAEDAEEEEDLKKSAVVNWYLKEIESEIDSEEELINRKGLIEKVIHRLVHYDHILIQLSQAGLKGSESGSTEEESVLVVNPNYILED; via the exons ATGGATGTCGCCACAGCCACCGCGGAGACTGCCGGGGCGATGGTGAAGGACGAGCTGGCCGAGAAGTGCCAGAAGTTATTCCAGGCTTTCTTAGAGGA ATTTCAGAGCGGGGATGGGGAGGTGAAGTATGTGCGGGAGGCCGAGGAGCTGATCAGGCCTGAGAGGAACACCCTACTGGTGAGCTTCACCGACTTGGAGGGCTTCAACCAGGAACTGGCTACCACCATCCAGGAGGAGTACTACAG AGTGTATCCCTACCTCTGCAGAGCAGTGCGCAACTTTGCTCGGGATCACGGGAACGTTCCCCTCAACAAAGAGTTCTACGTCGCTATCGAGGATCTGCCCACCAGACACAA gatCCGTGAGTTGTCCTCCATGCGTATTGGCAGTCTGGTGAGAATCAGCGGTCAGGTGGTGAGAACGCACCCAGTCCATCCTGAGCTG GTGAGCGGTACCTTCCTGTGCATGGACTGCCAGGCAGTGATCAAAGATGTCTCTCAGCAGTTCAAATactctcctccgaccatctgcAGGAACCCCGTGTGCAACAACCGCTCCCGCTTCCACCTCGACACGCACAAATCCAAGTTCATCGACTTTCAGAAG GTGCGTATCCAGGAGACGCAGGCGGAGCTGCCCCGTGGTTCGATCCCACGCTCTCTTGAGATCATCCTGAGGGCAGAGGCTGTGGAAACTGCTCAGGCTGGAGACCGCTGTGACTTCACTGGGACCCTGATTGTCGTGCCGGATGTCTCACAGCTCAGCACACCtg GTGTGCGAGCAGAGACCAGTACCCGTGTAGCAGGAGGTCCTCAGGGCTTTGAGTCTGAGGGTCTGAGAGGACTGAAAGCTCTGGGAGTCAGAGAGCTGTCATACAGGCTGGCCTTCCTGGCCTGCAACGTGGCGCCCACCAACCCACGG TTTGGTGGTAAAGAGCTGCGGGAGGAGGAACAGACGGCTGAAAGCATAAAGAGCCAGATGACGGAGAAGGAGTGGGAGAAGGTTTTTGAGATGAGCCAGGACAAGAACCTGTACCACAACCTGTGCACCAGCCTCTTCCCCACCATCCACG GTAACGATGAGGTGAAGCGCGGCATCCTGCTGATGCTTTTTGGAGGCGTTCCCAAGACGACCATGGAAGGGACCTCGCTCAGAGGAGACCTCAACGTGTGCATTGTGGGAGATCCGAGCACTGCCAAGAGCCAGTTCCTCAA gCACGTGGAGGAGTTCAGTCCCAGAGCGGTGTACACCAGCGGCAAGGCCAGCAGCGCCGCAGGTCTGACGGCAGCCGTGGTCCGAGACGAGGAGTCACACGAGTTTGTCATCGAGGCTGGAGCTCTGATGCTCGCCGACAAC GGTGTTTGCTGTATTGATGAGTTTGATAAGATGGACCTCAAAGACCAGGTGGCCATCCATGAAGCCATGGAGCAGCAGACCATCAGCATCACCAAAGCTGGAGTCaag GCTACCCTGAACGCTCGCACGTCCATCCTGGCTGCTGCTAACCCTGTCAGCGGACGCTACGACCGCAGCAAGAGTCTGAAGCAGAACGTCAACCTGACCGCTCCCATTATGAGCCGCTTTGATCTCTTCTTCATCCTGGTGGACGAGTGCAATGAG GTGACGGACTACGCCATCGCCAGACGCATTGTGGATCTGCACTCCCGTGTGGAGGAGTCGGTGGACAGACTGTACTCTCTGGATGAGATCCGCAGATACCTGCTCTTTGCCAGGCAGTTCAAACCCAAG ATCTCCAGCGAATCAGAAGAGTTCATTGTCGAGCAGTACAAGCGTCTCCGCCAGCGTGACGGCTCAGGGGGCGTGTCCAAATCTGCCTGGAGGATAACTGTGCGACAGCTGGAGAGCATGATCCGCCTCTCAGAGGCCATGGCACGTATGCACTGCTGTGATGAG GTTCAGCCCAAACACGTGAAGGAAGCGTTCCGTCTTCTGAACAAATCTATCATCAGAGTGGAGACGCCAGACATCAACCTGGAAGGGGAGGATgaaatggaggaagaggaggagcagcaggaAGAAG GTAACGTCCCGAATGGAGTAAATGGAAACGTGGATGGTGTCGACGGCCTTACTAATGGAATTAATGGACACGCTGACGGTGTCAATGGCCACGGCGAGCCTGGGAGCCAGTCCAAACCATCTCTTCGTCTGTCTTTCGCCGAGTACAAACGCATCTCCAACCTACTCGTTCTGCATCTGCGCAGAGCAGAGGATG ctgaggaagaggaggatctGAAGAAAAGTGCAGTGGTCAACTGGTATCTGAAGGAGATCGAGTCAGAGATCGACTCTGAGGAGGAGCTCATCAATAGGAAGGGGCTGATAGAGAAGGTCATCCACAGGCTGGTGCACTAT GATCACATCCTCATCCAGCTGTCTCAGGCCGGACTGAAGGGCTCAGAGTCTGGGAGCACAGAAGAGGAATCTGTTCTGGTTGTAAACCCCAACTACATACTGGAAGACTAA
- the tmbim1a gene encoding transmembrane BAX inhibitor motif containing 1a, with amino-acid sequence MSHYPPGYDESHGPLYGPQGGNYPPPPPYGFPSYGGSQPGYPSAPYPSGPNAPLYPGQPAGYPPGPYPGKPQPAGHPGSGYPNPPPMPPVVPPTIPSDVLSSGDEFAASGSDWDSLSIRHTFIRKVYLILACQLLVTTAIVAIFTFVQPVKSFVRKTPAVYWASYAVYFITHIVLVCCKGPRRKFPWNMILLGLFTLSLSYMTGTISSYYDTKAVFLALGITAVVCIAVTVFCFQTKVDFTKCQGLFCVLGIVVFVTGIITAIVLSFKYIFWLHMLYAAIGAIVFTLFLAYHTQLLIGNRKHSISPEEYVFAALSIYVDIIQIFLFLLQIIGASTK; translated from the exons ATGTCACACTACCCTCCAGGGTACGACGAATCTCATGGCCCGCTGTATGGACCTCAGGGTGGGAACTACCCACCACCCCCTCCATATGGATTCCCATCATATGGTGGTTCACAGCCAGGCTATCCCTCTGCTCCATACCCTTCTGGTCCAAATGCCCCTCTGTACCCAGGCCAGCCAGCTGGCTACCCTCCAGGCCCTTATCCAGGGAAGCCACAGCCTGCTGGACATCCAGGATCTGGCTATCCCAATCCTCCTCCCATGCCTCCTGTCGTTCCACCTACAATACCATCAGATGTCCTGAGCTCTG GTGATGAGTTTGCAGCAAGTGGCAGCGATTGGGACAGTCTGAGCATTCGGCATACCTTCATCAGAAAG gtgTATTTGATCTTGGCGTGTCAGCTCCTGGTCACCACAGCCATTGTGGCCATATTCACGTTTGT CCAACCTGTCAAATCTTTTGTAAGGAAAACCCCAGCTGTGTACTGGGCATCATA CGCTGTGTATTTCATCACCCACATCGTGCTGGTCTGCTGCAAGGGCCCCCG GAGGAAGTTCCCATGGAACATGATTCTGCTCGGCCTCTTT aCTCTGTCTTTGTCGTATATGACTGGAAccatatccag TTACTATGACACAAAAGCAGTGTTTCTTGCGCTGGGAATCACAGCTGTCGTCTGCATCGCCGTCACAGTGTTCTGCTTCCAGACGAAG GTCGACTTCACCAAGTGCCAGGGCCTTTTCTGTGTCCTTGGTATCGTCGTGTTCGTGACTGGCATCATTACAGCCATCGTGCTGTCCTTCAAATAC ATATTTTGGCTTCACATGCTTTATGCGGCTATCGGAGCCATAGTTTTCACTCTG TTCCTGGCATATCACACTCAGCTACTGATTGGAAACAGAAAGCACTCCATTAGTCCAGAGGAGTACGTGTTCGCCGCACTCTCCATCTACGTCGATATAATCCAGATCTTCCTTTTCCTGTTGCAAATTATTGGTGCTTCCACCAAATAA